In the genome of Pseudomonas sp. LBUM920, one region contains:
- a CDS encoding DUF2474 domain-containing protein, with amino-acid sequence MSGKPSLHEIEQAEKQPLWRRLGWLAMIWTGSVLALFVVASLMRMFMSAAGLTTH; translated from the coding sequence ATGTCCGGCAAACCTTCGTTGCACGAGATCGAACAGGCCGAGAAACAGCCGTTGTGGCGGCGCCTGGGGTGGCTGGCGATGATCTGGACCGGCAGCGTGCTGGCCCTGTTTGTCGTGGCCAGCCTGATGCGCATGTTCATGAGCGCGGCGGGCTTGACCACCCACTGA
- the cydB gene encoding cytochrome d ubiquinol oxidase subunit II produces MGIDLPLIWAVIIIFGIMMYVVMDGFDLGIGILFPFIPGKVDRDVMMNTVAPVWDGNETWLVLGGAALFGAFPLAYSVVLSALYLPLILMLIGLIFRGVAFEFRFKAKDDKRHLWDKAFIGGSIAATFFQGVALGAFIDGIPVVDRQFAGGSLDWLTPFTMFCGVALVIAYALLGCTWLIMKTEGKLQEQMHNLARPLAFVVLAVIGVVSLWTPLAHPEIASRWFTLPNLFWFLPVPILVLVTMYGLIRAVARNAHYTPFLLTLVLIFLGYSGLGISLWPNIIPPSVSIWDAAAPPQSQGFMLVGTLFIIPFILGYTFWSYYVFRGKVTHEDGYH; encoded by the coding sequence ATGGGTATTGATCTTCCGCTGATCTGGGCCGTGATCATCATCTTCGGCATCATGATGTACGTGGTCATGGATGGCTTCGACCTGGGTATCGGCATCCTCTTTCCGTTCATTCCCGGCAAAGTCGACCGTGACGTGATGATGAACACGGTCGCCCCGGTATGGGACGGCAATGAAACCTGGCTGGTACTGGGCGGCGCGGCGTTGTTCGGCGCGTTCCCGCTGGCCTACTCGGTGGTGCTGTCGGCGCTTTACCTGCCACTGATCCTGATGTTGATCGGTCTGATCTTCCGTGGCGTGGCCTTCGAGTTCCGTTTCAAGGCCAAGGACGACAAGCGCCACTTGTGGGACAAGGCGTTTATCGGCGGTTCCATTGCGGCGACCTTCTTCCAGGGCGTGGCACTGGGGGCGTTCATCGATGGCATTCCGGTGGTCGACCGTCAGTTTGCCGGTGGCTCGCTGGATTGGCTCACGCCGTTCACGATGTTCTGCGGCGTTGCGCTGGTTATCGCGTATGCCTTGCTCGGCTGCACCTGGCTGATCATGAAGACCGAAGGCAAGTTGCAGGAGCAGATGCACAACCTGGCGCGGCCGTTGGCGTTCGTGGTGTTGGCGGTGATCGGCGTTGTCAGCTTGTGGACGCCTCTGGCGCACCCGGAAATCGCCTCGCGCTGGTTCACCCTGCCGAACCTGTTCTGGTTCCTGCCCGTGCCGATTCTTGTGCTGGTGACCATGTACGGCTTGATCCGCGCGGTGGCGCGAAATGCGCACTACACGCCGTTCCTGCTGACGCTGGTGCTGATCTTCCTCGGCTACAGCGGCTTGGGTATCAGCCTGTGGCCGAACATCATTCCACCATCGGTCTCCATCTGGGACGCCGCTGCACCGCCGCAAAGCCAGGGCTTCATGCTGGTAGGCACGTTGTTCATCATTCCGTTCATCCTGGGCTACACCTTCTGGAGCTACTACGTGTTCCGCGGCAAGGTCACCCACGAAGACGGCTATCACTAG
- a CDS encoding cytochrome ubiquinol oxidase subunit I, whose amino-acid sequence MFGLEALDLARIQFAFTISFHILFPAITIGLASYLAVLEGLWLKTHNDTYRDLYHFWSKIFAVNFGMGVVSGLVMAYQFGTNWSRFSDFAGAVTGPLLTYEVLTAFFLEAGFLGVMLFGWNKVGRKLHFFATVMVAVGTLISTFWILASNSWMQTPQGFEIVDGRVIPTDWLAVIFNPSFPYRLMHMATAAFVATAFFVGSSAAWHLLRGKDNPAIRTMLSMAMWMALIVAPIQAVIGDFHGLNTLKHQPAKIAAIEGHWENIGNEPTPLILFGLPDMKAEKTKYAVEIPYLGSLILTHSLDKQVPALKEFPPEDRPNSTIVFWSFRVMVGLGFLMIFTGLFSLWLRRGDKMYTSRPFLYLALWMGPSGLIAILAGWFTTEIGRQPWVVYGLMRTADASSGHSLAQMTITLVLFVVVYFALFGAGLGYMMRLVRKGPQTHEGSEPTHGGPGQKRTPARPLSAADDGSDDDHAHNQHKGN is encoded by the coding sequence ATGTTCGGTTTGGAGGCGCTAGATCTCGCCCGAATTCAATTCGCATTCACCATCTCGTTCCACATCCTGTTCCCGGCGATCACTATCGGCCTGGCCAGTTACCTTGCGGTGCTGGAAGGTCTGTGGCTCAAGACCCATAACGACACCTACCGTGACCTCTATCATTTCTGGTCGAAGATCTTTGCCGTCAACTTCGGCATGGGCGTGGTCTCGGGCCTGGTCATGGCCTACCAGTTCGGCACCAACTGGAGCCGCTTCTCGGACTTTGCCGGCGCTGTAACCGGGCCGTTGCTGACGTACGAGGTGCTCACGGCCTTCTTCCTGGAGGCGGGTTTCCTCGGCGTGATGCTGTTCGGCTGGAACAAGGTGGGGCGCAAGCTGCACTTCTTTGCCACGGTGATGGTGGCCGTCGGCACGCTGATCTCGACCTTCTGGATTCTGGCGTCCAACAGCTGGATGCAGACCCCGCAAGGCTTTGAAATCGTCGACGGGCGCGTGATTCCTACCGACTGGCTGGCGGTGATCTTCAACCCGTCGTTCCCGTACCGGCTGATGCACATGGCCACGGCGGCCTTTGTGGCCACGGCGTTCTTCGTCGGTTCGTCGGCGGCCTGGCACCTGCTGCGCGGCAAGGACAACCCGGCGATCCGCACCATGCTCTCGATGGCAATGTGGATGGCGCTGATCGTGGCGCCTATCCAGGCGGTGATCGGCGACTTTCACGGCCTGAATACCCTCAAGCACCAGCCGGCGAAAATCGCCGCGATTGAAGGCCACTGGGAAAATATCGGCAACGAGCCGACGCCGCTGATCCTGTTCGGCCTGCCCGACATGAAGGCCGAAAAAACCAAATACGCGGTCGAAATTCCTTACCTGGGCAGCTTGATCCTGACGCACTCCCTGGACAAACAGGTGCCGGCGCTCAAGGAGTTCCCGCCTGAAGACCGTCCCAACTCGACGATTGTGTTCTGGTCGTTTCGGGTCATGGTTGGCCTGGGTTTCCTGATGATCTTCACCGGCCTGTTCAGCCTCTGGCTGCGTCGGGGCGACAAGATGTACACCTCCAGGCCATTCCTGTACCTGGCGCTGTGGATGGGCCCGTCCGGCCTGATCGCGATTCTCGCCGGTTGGTTTACCACCGAAATCGGCCGCCAGCCGTGGGTGGTCTACGGTTTGATGCGCACGGCGGACGCTTCCTCCGGGCATAGCCTGGCGCAGATGACGATCACCCTGGTGTTGTTCGTGGTGGTGTACTTCGCACTGTTCGGCGCAGGGCTGGGCTACATGATGCGCCTGGTGCGCAAAGGGCCGCAGACCCACGAAGGCAGCGAGCCTACCCATGGTGGCCCTGGCCAGAAACGCACGCCGGCCCGTCCGTTGTCCGCCGCCGATGATGGCAGCGACGACGACCACGCCCACAATCAGCACAAGGGGAATTGA
- a CDS encoding MFS transporter, whose translation MPTSEPALLLRHHRPFIAFWLARIFTASGFQMLTVAIGWNLYQLTGNVLDLGLVGLVEFIPRVLFMLHTGHVADRYERRKVAAICQTVQALIALSLAIGGLTGNVTREMIFILAFLLGAARSFEMPTTQALLPSIVPSALFPRAVASSQSAQQLATIVAPALGGLLYAFGSVWVYGPTVVLYLIACVLTLNLPARQTPLNKAKATMDSLLAGIRFIRSRPDILGAISLDLFAVLLGGATALLPVFAKDILLTGAWGLGLLRSAPAVGALLMSLWLARFSVDRHVGRVMFTAVGVFGVATIAFGLSTSFWFSLAVLVVLGAADMISMVIRASFVQLETPDEMRGRVSAVNGLFIGASNQLGEFESGITAHWFGTVPAVVMGGIGTLLVTGVWIKLFPTLANRDRMHVAVEEPKAEAAKV comes from the coding sequence ATGCCTACTAGTGAACCCGCGTTGCTGTTGCGTCACCATCGCCCTTTCATCGCGTTCTGGCTGGCACGGATCTTCACCGCCAGCGGCTTCCAGATGCTCACCGTGGCCATCGGCTGGAACCTCTACCAACTGACCGGCAACGTGCTGGACCTGGGCTTGGTCGGCCTGGTGGAATTCATCCCGCGCGTACTGTTCATGCTGCACACCGGGCATGTGGCCGATCGCTATGAACGACGCAAGGTCGCCGCCATCTGCCAGACCGTGCAGGCGCTGATTGCCTTGTCCCTGGCCATCGGCGGCCTGACCGGCAACGTGACGCGCGAGATGATCTTTATCCTCGCCTTCCTGCTCGGCGCCGCGCGTTCGTTTGAAATGCCGACCACCCAGGCGCTGCTGCCAAGCATCGTGCCCAGCGCACTGTTCCCGCGGGCCGTGGCTTCGTCGCAATCGGCGCAGCAACTGGCGACCATTGTCGCGCCAGCCTTGGGCGGTTTGCTCTATGCATTCGGCAGCGTGTGGGTGTATGGCCCGACAGTGGTGTTGTACCTGATCGCCTGCGTGCTGACCCTCAACCTGCCCGCGCGCCAAACCCCGCTGAACAAAGCCAAGGCCACCATGGACTCGCTGCTGGCCGGGATTCGCTTTATCCGCAGCCGCCCGGACATCCTCGGCGCCATCTCGCTGGACCTGTTCGCCGTGCTGTTGGGCGGTGCCACCGCGTTGCTGCCGGTGTTTGCCAAGGACATCCTGCTGACCGGCGCCTGGGGCCTGGGCCTGCTGCGCTCGGCACCGGCGGTGGGCGCGTTGTTAATGTCGTTGTGGCTGGCACGGTTTTCGGTGGACCGGCATGTCGGGCGCGTGATGTTTACTGCCGTCGGCGTGTTTGGCGTGGCGACCATCGCGTTCGGCCTGTCGACCTCGTTCTGGTTTTCGCTGGCGGTGCTGGTGGTGCTGGGCGCAGCAGACATGATCAGCATGGTGATTCGCGCGTCGTTCGTGCAACTGGAAACGCCGGATGAAATGCGCGGCCGGGTCAGTGCGGTCAACGGCCTGTTTATCGGCGCGTCCAATCAGCTGGGCGAGTTCGAATCGGGGATCACCGCCCACTGGTTCGGCACCGTGCCCGCCGTGGTCATGGGCGGGATCGGCACGCTGCTGGTGACCGGGGTGTGGATAAAACTGTTCCCAACCCTGGCCAATCGCGACCGGATGCATGTGGCGGTAGAAGAGCCGAAGGCTGAAGCGGCGAAGGTCTGA
- a CDS encoding xanthine dehydrogenase family protein molybdopterin-binding subunit, translating into MTAIGKPLDRVDGLLKVTGQARYAGEFPDKDLLHGSVVSSTIAKGRVIKIDASKALALPGVVMVLDHHNRPRLASYDDAFADDDAADGSPFRPLYNDRVLYSGQPLALVIADNLELARHAGSLVEIEYASEAFETDLLAMQEQAHPSPQTPPAPRGNFQAEWSAAAVSLDVHYSTPIEHHNPMEPHASTVLYQPDGTLHIHDKTQGPQNCQAYVQKIFGLDKSQVRIFAAFVGGAFGSGLRPQYQLPLAVMASLALKRSVRVTLTRQQMFTFGYRPRTLQRLQMGAAANGRLLALGHTAIGQTSRFEDFSEHVVEWSGMLYHCDNVQLTYNLVPLDVYTPLDMRAPGAALGVIGLECAMDELACALGMDPVQLRLINYAERNQNEDKPWSSKALRECYSEGAERFGWGQRNPEPRSMRDGNQLIGWGMAGGVWEAMQMKASAKASIDAEGKLTVSSATTDIGTGTYTVMTQIAAQASGVAMGDIQFLLGDSSLPTAPLQGGSFTVSSVGTAVQQACEALNAKLLKIARQTYPVFKDAESVRFEDGQLHTGDVSVSLAQLVKDSGEDALQVQVDSEPDKKREGYATATHSAVFVEVRVDEDLGTIKVSRVVSAIAAGRVVNPKMARSQILGGVVWGIGMALHEETQIDHHLGRYMNHSLAEYHIPVNADIGEIDVIFVEEHDEVVNALGSKGVGEIGIVGVAAAVANAIYHATGKRVRDFPVTLDKVL; encoded by the coding sequence ATGACCGCTATCGGCAAACCTCTGGACCGCGTCGACGGTCTGCTCAAGGTCACCGGCCAGGCGCGATATGCCGGCGAGTTTCCAGACAAAGACTTGCTGCACGGCAGTGTGGTCTCCAGCACCATCGCCAAGGGCCGGGTGATCAAGATCGATGCCTCAAAGGCCCTGGCGCTGCCGGGCGTAGTCATGGTGCTGGATCACCACAATCGCCCCAGGCTTGCCAGCTACGATGACGCGTTCGCCGACGACGATGCGGCGGATGGCTCGCCGTTTCGCCCGCTCTACAACGACCGCGTCCTTTATAGCGGCCAGCCCTTGGCGCTGGTGATTGCCGACAATTTGGAGCTGGCGCGACATGCCGGCTCTCTGGTCGAGATCGAGTACGCAAGCGAAGCCTTTGAAACCGACTTGTTGGCCATGCAGGAACAGGCGCACCCCTCGCCGCAAACGCCGCCCGCGCCCCGCGGTAACTTCCAGGCCGAGTGGAGCGCTGCCGCCGTCAGCCTCGACGTGCACTACAGCACGCCCATCGAACACCACAACCCGATGGAACCCCACGCCAGTACGGTGCTGTATCAGCCGGACGGCACCCTGCATATCCACGACAAAACCCAAGGCCCACAGAACTGCCAGGCCTATGTGCAAAAAATCTTCGGCCTGGATAAGAGCCAGGTGAGGATTTTTGCCGCGTTCGTCGGCGGCGCTTTCGGTTCCGGCCTGCGCCCGCAATACCAGTTGCCCCTGGCGGTGATGGCGTCATTGGCGCTCAAGCGTTCGGTGCGCGTCACCCTGACGCGTCAACAGATGTTCACCTTTGGCTACCGACCCCGCACCTTGCAGCGGTTGCAGATGGGCGCGGCCGCCAACGGTCGGCTGCTGGCGTTGGGGCACACCGCAATTGGCCAGACCTCGCGCTTCGAAGACTTCAGCGAGCACGTGGTGGAGTGGAGCGGCATGCTCTACCACTGCGATAACGTGCAGCTGACCTACAACCTGGTGCCGCTGGATGTCTACACCCCGCTGGACATGCGCGCGCCAGGCGCCGCGCTGGGCGTGATCGGCCTGGAGTGCGCCATGGACGAACTGGCCTGTGCCTTGGGCATGGACCCAGTGCAGTTGCGCCTGATCAACTACGCCGAGCGCAACCAGAACGAAGACAAACCCTGGTCGAGCAAAGCCCTGCGCGAATGCTACAGCGAAGGCGCCGAACGCTTCGGTTGGGGCCAGCGCAACCCGGAGCCACGCAGCATGCGTGACGGCAACCAGTTGATCGGCTGGGGCATGGCCGGCGGCGTGTGGGAAGCCATGCAGATGAAGGCCAGCGCCAAGGCGAGCATCGACGCCGAAGGCAAATTGACAGTCAGCAGCGCCACCACCGATATCGGCACCGGCACTTACACGGTCATGACCCAGATTGCCGCGCAGGCCAGCGGTGTGGCGATGGGCGATATCCAATTTTTGCTGGGGGACTCGTCCTTGCCCACCGCGCCTTTGCAGGGCGGCTCGTTTACCGTGTCGTCCGTCGGCACTGCCGTGCAACAGGCGTGCGAAGCGCTGAACGCCAAACTGCTGAAGATTGCCCGGCAGACGTACCCGGTGTTCAAGGACGCCGAGTCCGTGCGCTTTGAAGACGGCCAATTGCACACAGGCGACGTGAGTGTGTCGTTGGCCCAACTGGTTAAAGACAGCGGTGAGGACGCGCTGCAAGTGCAGGTCGACAGCGAGCCCGACAAAAAACGCGAGGGCTACGCCACGGCCACCCACTCGGCGGTATTTGTGGAAGTACGGGTCGATGAAGACCTGGGCACCATCAAGGTCAGCCGCGTGGTCAGCGCGATTGCCGCCGGTCGCGTGGTCAATCCGAAGATGGCCCGCAGCCAGATCCTCGGCGGCGTGGTGTGGGGCATTGGCATGGCGCTGCATGAAGAGACGCAGATCGACCACCACCTGGGGCGCTACATGAACCACAGCCTGGCCGAGTACCACATCCCGGTGAACGCCGACATTGGCGAGATTGACGTGATCTTTGTCGAAGAACATGACGAAGTCGTTAATGCCCTGGGCTCCAAAGGCGTGGGCGAAATCGGCATTGTCGGGGTGGCGGCGGCGGTGGCGAACGCGATTTATCACGCCACCGGCAAACGGGTACGCGACTTCCCTGTCACCCTGGACAAGGTGCTCTAG
- a CDS encoding xanthine dehydrogenase family protein subunit M: MNPFQYSKPADVHEAVHMSSAASRFIAGGTNLLDLMKENISRPEHLIDITGLPLQGVKETASGGVMIGALVSNADLAWHPVIEARYPLLSQAILAGASPQLRNMASTGGNLLQRTRCYYFYDASVPCNKREPGSGCPARTGLNRIHAILGASEHCVATHPSDMCVALAALEARVHVEGRAGARVIEFADFHRLPGDTPQRDNLLADDELITAIELPANQLARHSHYLKIRDRASYAFALVSVAAALELDGDQIIDARVALGGVAHKPWRDRAVEASLIGQTVSRETFSNAADALLQDAVPLEHNGFKIKLARRGIIRALSDAAVAGERP, from the coding sequence ATGAATCCCTTCCAGTACAGCAAGCCAGCCGATGTGCACGAGGCCGTGCACATGAGCAGCGCGGCTTCACGTTTTATCGCCGGTGGCACCAACCTGCTGGACCTGATGAAAGAAAACATCAGCCGCCCCGAACACTTGATCGATATCACCGGCCTGCCGCTGCAGGGCGTTAAAGAGACCGCCAGTGGCGGCGTGATGATCGGCGCGCTAGTGAGCAACGCCGACCTGGCCTGGCACCCCGTGATCGAGGCGCGTTACCCACTGCTGTCCCAGGCCATCCTGGCCGGAGCCTCGCCGCAGTTGCGCAACATGGCCAGCACCGGCGGCAACTTGTTGCAGCGCACCCGCTGCTACTACTTTTATGACGCCAGCGTGCCCTGCAACAAGCGCGAACCCGGCAGCGGCTGCCCGGCGCGCACCGGCTTGAACCGTATCCACGCGATCCTCGGCGCCAGCGAACACTGCGTCGCCACGCACCCGTCTGACATGTGCGTGGCCTTGGCGGCGCTGGAGGCGCGGGTGCATGTCGAAGGCCGCGCAGGTGCGCGCGTCATCGAATTTGCTGACTTCCATCGATTGCCCGGCGATACGCCGCAGCGCGACAACCTGCTGGCCGACGATGAGTTGATCACCGCCATCGAGCTGCCCGCCAACCAGCTGGCCCGTCACAGCCATTACCTGAAAATCCGCGACCGCGCCTCTTACGCTTTTGCCCTGGTCTCCGTGGCCGCCGCCCTCGAACTGGACGGCGACCAAATCATCGACGCCCGCGTTGCGCTGGGCGGTGTGGCCCACAAGCCTTGGCGTGACCGCGCGGTGGAAGCCTCGCTGATCGGCCAGACGGTCAGCCGCGAAACCTTCAGCAACGCCGCCGACGCTTTGCTGCAAGATGCCGTACCGCTGGAACACAACGGCTTCAAAATCAAGCTGGCGCGCCGTGGGATTATTCGCGCCCTGAGCGACGCGGCTGTCGCAGGAGAACGCCCATGA
- a CDS encoding (2Fe-2S)-binding protein — translation MSATPNGAAARPFVSHPIRLTLNGQDRQLDVLPWTTLLDLLREQLDLVGSKKGCDHGQCGACTVLRDGKRVNACLTLAVMCDGAELTTIEGLADGDALHPMQQAFIKHDAFQCGYCTPGQICSAVGLANEGRAHDTAQIKELMSGNLCRCGAYSNIRDAIEDALPACRAQGGEQ, via the coding sequence ATGAGCGCAACCCCCAATGGCGCGGCGGCCAGACCGTTCGTCAGCCACCCGATTCGTCTGACCCTGAACGGCCAGGACCGCCAACTTGACGTGTTGCCCTGGACCACCTTGCTGGACTTGCTGCGCGAACAGTTGGACCTGGTCGGCAGTAAAAAAGGCTGCGACCACGGCCAATGCGGCGCCTGCACAGTGTTGCGCGACGGTAAACGCGTCAACGCCTGCCTGACCCTGGCGGTGATGTGCGATGGCGCCGAATTGACCACCATCGAAGGCCTGGCCGACGGCGACGCGTTGCACCCGATGCAGCAAGCCTTTATCAAGCATGACGCCTTTCAGTGCGGCTATTGCACCCCAGGGCAGATCTGCTCCGCCGTCGGCCTGGCCAATGAAGGCCGCGCCCACGACACCGCGCAGATTAAGGAGCTGATGAGCGGCAACCTGTGTCGCTGCGGCGCCTACAGCAACATCCGCGATGCCATCGAAGACGCCTTGCCAGCCTGCCGCGCCCAGGGAGGTGAGCAATGA
- a CDS encoding DUF4879 domain-containing protein → MKKANASSLALFAIIGLGLAAPAWGATAPALSEVRVFKVESAACAETIPERATSTQMCAHRGPTKVSVMEVGLGKSPMGRFDGAELNGQRSPVCQVGNISQACNGVGTVMGYIYVFDLNVQAPGWFEYSNSSINGSQTPLTTMLNIR, encoded by the coding sequence ATGAAAAAAGCCAACGCCAGCAGTCTAGCTCTGTTCGCCATAATCGGCCTGGGGCTGGCGGCACCGGCTTGGGGCGCGACTGCACCGGCGTTGAGCGAAGTGCGCGTGTTCAAAGTGGAGTCTGCCGCTTGCGCTGAAACCATCCCGGAGCGCGCGACCAGCACGCAGATGTGCGCCCATCGCGGCCCAACCAAGGTGTCGGTGATGGAAGTCGGCCTGGGCAAAAGCCCGATGGGCCGTTTCGATGGCGCGGAGTTGAACGGGCAGCGCTCGCCGGTATGCCAGGTCGGCAACATCAGCCAGGCCTGTAATGGCGTGGGCACTGTGATGGGCTACATCTATGTGTTTGACCTGAACGTCCAGGCGCCGGGCTGGTTCGAGTACAGCAATTCCTCGATCAACGGCTCGCAAACCCCGCTGACGACGATGCTCAACATCCGCTGA
- a CDS encoding NCS2 family permease has protein sequence MLEKLFQLNAHNTNVRTEILAGITTFLAMAYILFVNPSILGETGMDKGAVFVATCLAAAIGSTVMGLIANYPIALAPGMGLNAFFTYTVVLHMGHTWQVALGAVFISAVLFFLLSIFRIREWIINSIPLPLRSAIAAGIGLFLALIALHNAGIVVGNPNTLVGLGDLKKPAPILATFGFILIVALEALAVRGAVLIGILAVTIVSILLNVTPFGGVISMPPSLAPTFLQLDIKGALDIGLVSVIFAFLFVDLFDNSGTLIGVAKRAGLMGKDGHMPKMGRALIADSTAAMAGSLLGTSTTTSYIESAAGVSAGGRTGLTAVVVAILFLLALFFSPLAASVPAFATAPALLFVAVLMTSGLAEIDWDDITVAAPVVITALAMPFTYSIANGIAFGFIAWTAIKLLSGRYRELNPALVILSILFVIKLGWFNA, from the coding sequence ATGCTGGAAAAGCTGTTTCAACTCAACGCACACAACACCAACGTGCGCACCGAGATTCTTGCGGGGATCACGACCTTTCTGGCCATGGCCTACATTCTGTTCGTGAACCCGAGCATCCTTGGCGAGACCGGCATGGACAAGGGCGCAGTGTTTGTCGCGACCTGCCTGGCCGCCGCCATCGGTTCGACCGTGATGGGCCTGATCGCCAACTACCCGATCGCACTGGCGCCGGGCATGGGCCTCAACGCCTTCTTTACCTACACCGTGGTGCTGCACATGGGCCACACCTGGCAGGTGGCGCTGGGCGCGGTGTTCATTTCGGCGGTGCTGTTCTTCCTGCTGTCGATCTTCCGCATCCGTGAGTGGATCATCAACAGCATCCCCTTGCCCCTGCGCTCGGCGATTGCCGCCGGTATCGGCCTGTTCCTGGCGCTGATCGCCCTGCACAACGCCGGGATCGTGGTCGGCAACCCGAACACCCTGGTGGGCCTGGGCGACCTGAAAAAACCGGCGCCTATCCTGGCCACCTTTGGTTTTATCCTCATCGTTGCGCTGGAAGCCCTGGCCGTACGCGGTGCAGTGCTGATCGGCATTCTGGCCGTGACCATTGTCTCGATCCTGTTGAATGTCACCCCGTTCGGCGGCGTGATCTCGATGCCTCCGTCCCTGGCCCCGACCTTCCTGCAACTGGATATCAAAGGCGCGCTGGATATCGGCCTGGTCAGCGTGATCTTCGCGTTCCTGTTCGTTGACCTGTTCGACAACTCCGGCACCCTGATCGGCGTCGCCAAGCGCGCCGGCCTGATGGGCAAGGACGGCCACATGCCAAAAATGGGCCGTGCGCTGATCGCCGACAGCACCGCGGCCATGGCCGGCTCGCTGCTGGGCACCTCGACCACCACCAGCTACATCGAGTCCGCTGCGGGCGTGAGTGCCGGTGGCCGTACCGGTTTGACCGCTGTGGTTGTCGCGATCCTGTTCCTGCTGGCGCTGTTCTTCTCGCCACTGGCGGCCAGCGTTCCGGCCTTTGCCACCGCGCCTGCGTTGTTGTTCGTGGCCGTGCTGATGACCTCGGGCCTGGCCGAAATCGACTGGGATGACATTACGGTTGCAGCGCCGGTGGTGATCACCGCCCTGGCGATGCCCTTCACTTACTCCATTGCCAACGGCATCGCCTTCGGTTTCATCGCCTGGACCGCCATCAAGCTGCTTTCGGGCCGCTACCGTGAGCTGAACCCGGCACTGGTGATCCTGTCGATTCTGTTTGTGATCAAGCTGGGCTGGTTCAACGCATGA
- the trmA gene encoding tRNA (uridine(54)-C5)-methyltransferase TrmA, translating into MTFDAASYTAQLQDKVTRLRDLLAPFDAPEPQVFDSPLQNFRLRAEFRLWREGGERHYAMFSQDDKRTPILIEEFPIASQRINQLMPQLKAAWQASAALSHKLFQVEFLTTLAGDAMITLCYHRPLDEHWHAAANQLAADLNVSIIGRSKGKRDVIGHDYVVEKLAVGGRTFSYRQPEGAFTQPNGTVNQKMLNWAYEALGDRPDDLLELYCGNGNFTLPLATRVRKVLATEISKTSVNAALSNLDENAVDNVTLVRLSAEELTEALNEVRPFRRLHGIDLKSYEFGSVFVDPPRAGMDPDTCELTRRFDHILYISCNPETLAANIAQLHDTHRITQCAMFDQFPWTHHMESGVLLTRR; encoded by the coding sequence ATGACTTTTGATGCCGCAAGCTACACCGCTCAACTGCAAGACAAGGTCACGCGCTTGCGTGACCTGCTGGCACCGTTCGACGCACCCGAGCCGCAGGTTTTCGATTCGCCGCTGCAGAACTTCCGCCTGCGCGCGGAGTTTCGCCTGTGGCGCGAAGGCGGTGAGCGCCACTACGCGATGTTTTCCCAGGACGACAAGCGTACGCCGATTCTGATCGAAGAATTCCCGATTGCCAGCCAGCGCATCAACCAGTTGATGCCGCAACTCAAAGCCGCCTGGCAAGCCAGCGCGGCCCTGAGTCACAAGCTGTTCCAAGTGGAGTTCCTCACTACCCTGGCCGGCGACGCGATGATCACCCTGTGCTACCACCGCCCGCTGGACGAGCACTGGCACGCGGCCGCCAACCAACTCGCTGCCGACTTGAATGTCAGCATCATCGGCCGCTCCAAGGGCAAGCGTGATGTGATCGGCCACGACTACGTGGTGGAAAAACTCGCCGTCGGCGGGCGCACGTTCAGCTATCGCCAACCCGAAGGCGCGTTCACTCAGCCCAACGGCACGGTGAACCAGAAGATGCTCAACTGGGCGTATGAAGCCTTGGGCGATCGCCCGGATGATTTGCTGGAGCTGTACTGCGGCAACGGCAACTTCACCCTGCCGTTGGCGACCCGTGTACGCAAAGTGCTGGCGACCGAGATCAGCAAGACCTCAGTGAATGCGGCGTTGAGCAACCTCGATGAAAACGCGGTGGATAACGTCACCCTGGTGCGCTTGTCAGCCGAAGAACTCACAGAGGCGCTCAACGAAGTGCGCCCATTCCGCCGCCTGCACGGCATCGACCTGAAAAGCTACGAATTCGGCAGCGTGTTCGTCGACCCGCCGCGCGCCGGCATGGACCCGGACACCTGCGAGCTGACGCGGCGCTTTGACCACATCCTGTACATCTCCTGCAACCCGGAGACGTTGGCGGCGAACATTGCGCAACTGCATGACACGCACCGGATTACCCAGTGTGCGATGTTTGACCAGTTCCCATGGACGCACCATATGGAATCCGGCGTGTTGTTGACCCGCCGGTAA